In Methanonatronarchaeum sp. AMET-Sl, one genomic interval encodes:
- a CDS encoding NADH-quinone oxidoreductase subunit H: MDNLLIRLLIGVPLITLAFIFLGLLYHGIDRKISARMQWREGPPIIQPFYDVRKLLTKKNLVPENAVGWIFNSVPFIAMAAAILAVLYIPIGSMNPILEGYGDIIIVVYLLAAPPLAMSIGGFASGAPFASLGSQREITVMMSYELPLAIVVATIAYIVGGETAFSLATIADANIWSLVGPIGFIGLILLLTVMIVVSPAKLAKIPFDISKAKTEISGGTLSEYSGRNLALFYIADGVKTVAIIALLVAIFFPWNLSPILGLTGAIAIAIDFVFFLIKVLVLMAIIVTFVRTAFARIKIDQLSRNFIGLVSTLALLGLILVMIGA; the protein is encoded by the coding sequence ATGGATAACCTACTAATCCGTTTACTAATAGGAGTCCCCCTAATAACACTCGCCTTCATATTCCTAGGCCTACTCTACCACGGTATAGACCGAAAAATAAGCGCTAGGATGCAGTGGAGAGAAGGCCCCCCAATAATCCAACCATTCTACGACGTACGTAAATTACTAACAAAGAAAAACCTTGTACCAGAAAACGCAGTCGGCTGGATATTCAACTCAGTCCCATTCATAGCAATGGCGGCAGCAATACTCGCAGTCCTATACATACCAATAGGGTCAATGAACCCAATACTCGAAGGATACGGCGACATAATAATCGTTGTATACCTACTCGCAGCACCACCACTAGCAATGTCAATAGGTGGATTCGCATCAGGCGCACCCTTCGCCTCACTCGGATCACAGAGAGAAATAACAGTAATGATGTCATATGAACTACCTCTAGCAATAGTCGTAGCCACAATAGCATACATAGTAGGTGGAGAAACAGCTTTCTCACTAGCAACAATAGCAGATGCAAACATATGGAGCCTCGTAGGCCCAATAGGATTCATCGGATTAATACTACTATTAACAGTCATGATAGTGGTATCACCAGCAAAACTAGCCAAAATCCCATTCGACATATCAAAAGCAAAAACAGAGATCTCCGGCGGTACATTATCAGAATACTCAGGAAGAAACCTCGCATTATTCTACATAGCAGACGGAGTTAAAACTGTAGCCATAATAGCATTACTCGTAGCGATATTCTTCCCATGGAACCTATCACCAATACTTGGATTAACTGGAGCCATAGCAATAGCAATCGACTTCGTGTTCTTCTTAATAAAAGTACTGGTACTAATGGCAATCATAGTCACATTCGTAAGAACAGCTTTCGCAAGAATAAAAATCGATCAGTTAAGCAGAAACTTCATCGGCCTAGTATCAACACTAGCCTTACTCGGCCTAATACTCGTAATGATAGGTGCCTAA